A stretch of Cucumis sativus cultivar 9930 chromosome 2, Cucumber_9930_V3, whole genome shotgun sequence DNA encodes these proteins:
- the LOC101219130 gene encoding deSI-like protein At4g17486, giving the protein MKLKLGSKKWKSIAPRLKGKSPSPSFCLFSKSKSVNYGPGTTPVYLNVYDLTPVNGYVYWAGLGIFHSGVEVHGVEYAFGAHDYPTSGVFEVEPRQCPGFKFRRSILIGTTCLDPHEVREFMEQCSSSYYGDTYHLIVKNCNHFCRDVCHQLTGKSIPKWVNRLAKIGSVCNCILPESLRISAVRHDPTPFETEKTKLRNAFSCLSSISSRQKQLSSSSLYLQSPSKGWELKKPNTEPSSCLKSNDR; this is encoded by the exons atgaaactgaAGCTTGGATCCAAGAAATGGAAATCAATTGCCCCTCGGTTGAAAGGAAAATCACCATCTCCCTCTTTTTGTCTATTTTCCAAATCTAAGTCGGTTAACTATGGTCCAGGCACAACGCCAGTTTATCTAAACGTGTATGATTTAACCCCTGTGAATGGTTATGTCTATTGGGCAGGCCTTGGTATCTTTCACTCTGGTGTAGAAG TCCATGGTGTAGAATATGCATTTGGAGCTCATGACTATCCAACCAGTGGCGTTTTTGAAGTCGAGCCTCGACAATGCCCGGGCTTCAAGTTTAGGAGGTCAATATTAATTGGCACAACCTGCCTCGACCCTCATGAAGTAAGAGAGTTCATGGAGCAGTGCTCTTCAAGCTACTATGGAGATACATATCACCTAATTGTCAAGAACTGCAATCATTTCTGCAGGGACGTCTGTCATCAGTTGACTGGAAAATCAATTCCAAAATGGGTAAATCGACTGGCTAAAATAG GTTCCGTCTGTAATTGCATACTTCCTGAGTCCCTTAGAATATCTGCTGTAAGACACGATCCCACGCCATTCGAGACTGAGAAGACGAAGCTGAGGAATGCATTCAGTTGCTTGTCTTCCATATCGTCGCGGCAGAAGCAGCTGTCTTCCAGTTCATTATATCTACAGTCACCATCGAAAGGGTGGGAGCTGAAAAAACCCAACACTGAACCTTCCTCATGCCTCAAATCAAATGATAGGTga